The Vibrio chagasii genome includes a region encoding these proteins:
- the alaS gene encoding alanine--tRNA ligase, translating into MYMSTDEVRNAFLKFFESKGHQIVDSSSLVPHNDPTLLFTNAGMNQFKDCFLGAEKRAYTRATTAQRCVRAGGKHNDLENVGFTARHHTFFEMLGNFSFGDYFKEDAIAFAWEFLTETLQLPKDRLLVTVYETDDEAFDIWNKKVGVPADRIVRIGDKEGGKQFESDNFWTMGDTGPCGPCTEIFYDHGEHIWGGRPGTPEEDGDRFIEIWNNVFMQFNRHADGTMEPLPKPAVDTGMGIERISAIMQGVHSNYEIDVFQKLIKATAETIGYEDLSNQSLRVIADHIRSCSFLIADGVMPSNEGRGYVLRRIIRRAVRHGNKLGAQGVFFHKLVGVLAEVMGSAADELKKQQELVEKVLRIEEENFGRTLERGMVILNEALDALEGKELDGETVFKLYDTYGFPADLTNDVARERDFTIDEEGFEKAMEVQRQRAREAGQFGTDYNATIKVETNTEFCGYTGTEGAGEISALFVEGEEVASLSAGDKAIIILEETPFYAESGGQCGDTGTLKTASGLFKVEDTQKLGNAFAHHGELVEGVFAKGDKVEATVDAERRAAISLNHSATHLLHAALREVLGEHVAQKGSLVKPDNLRFDFSNLEAVTPAQIKEVERLVNAQVRKNHAIETNIMDIESAKEKGAMALFGEKYDDEVRVLSMGDFSTELCGGIHASNTGDIGLFKITSEGGIAAGIRRIEAVTGEAALDAVEAQANAYEEKLAESAKKAKSLEKEIQLLKEKMAAAESANIMGKVEEISGTKVLVAAIEGADNKNLRTMVDNAKNQVGSGIILIANVADGKVGLIAGVTKDLIGKVKAGDLVKMVAEQVGGKGGGRPDMAQAGGTDVEALPEALKSVRTWLEERL; encoded by the coding sequence ATGTACATGAGCACTGATGAGGTTCGCAACGCGTTCCTTAAGTTCTTTGAGAGCAAAGGACACCAAATCGTAGACAGTTCATCGTTAGTTCCACATAACGATCCAACCCTGCTATTCACTAACGCAGGTATGAACCAATTCAAAGATTGTTTCTTAGGCGCCGAGAAGCGTGCCTACACTCGAGCGACTACGGCTCAACGTTGTGTACGTGCTGGCGGTAAACACAATGACCTTGAAAACGTAGGTTTCACGGCTCGTCACCACACATTCTTTGAAATGCTTGGTAACTTCAGCTTTGGTGACTACTTCAAAGAAGACGCGATTGCGTTTGCTTGGGAATTCCTAACAGAAACTCTACAACTGCCAAAAGATCGTCTATTGGTAACGGTATACGAGACAGATGACGAAGCATTCGATATCTGGAACAAGAAAGTAGGTGTACCTGCTGACCGTATCGTTCGCATTGGCGACAAAGAAGGCGGTAAACAGTTCGAGTCTGACAACTTCTGGACAATGGGTGACACAGGTCCTTGTGGTCCATGTACTGAGATTTTCTACGATCACGGTGAACACATTTGGGGCGGCCGTCCAGGCACTCCTGAAGAAGATGGTGACCGTTTCATCGAGATCTGGAACAACGTATTCATGCAGTTCAACCGTCACGCAGACGGCACAATGGAACCGCTACCTAAGCCTGCTGTTGATACAGGTATGGGTATTGAGCGTATCTCTGCAATCATGCAAGGCGTACACTCAAACTACGAAATCGATGTATTCCAAAAGCTAATCAAAGCAACGGCTGAAACGATCGGTTACGAAGACCTATCAAACCAGTCGCTACGCGTTATCGCTGACCACATCCGTTCTTGTTCATTCCTGATCGCTGATGGCGTTATGCCTTCAAACGAAGGTCGTGGTTACGTTCTACGTCGTATTATCCGTCGTGCAGTTCGTCACGGTAACAAGCTAGGTGCACAAGGCGTATTCTTCCACAAACTTGTGGGTGTACTAGCTGAAGTGATGGGTTCTGCAGCAGACGAGCTGAAGAAGCAACAAGAGCTTGTTGAAAAAGTACTTCGTATCGAAGAAGAGAACTTTGGTCGCACACTAGAGCGCGGCATGGTTATCCTGAACGAAGCACTAGACGCTCTTGAAGGCAAAGAGCTAGACGGTGAAACAGTATTCAAACTTTACGATACCTACGGCTTCCCAGCTGATTTAACTAACGACGTAGCTCGTGAGCGTGACTTCACCATTGATGAAGAAGGCTTCGAGAAGGCGATGGAAGTTCAGCGTCAGCGTGCACGTGAAGCAGGCCAATTCGGTACTGACTACAACGCGACGATTAAAGTGGAAACTAACACTGAGTTCTGTGGCTACACAGGTACAGAAGGTGCTGGTGAGATCTCTGCACTGTTCGTTGAAGGCGAAGAGGTTGCTTCTCTGTCTGCGGGCGATAAAGCAATCATCATCCTTGAGGAAACCCCATTCTACGCGGAATCAGGCGGTCAATGTGGTGATACCGGTACGCTAAAAACTGCGTCTGGTCTTTTCAAAGTTGAAGACACTCAAAAGCTAGGTAACGCATTTGCACACCACGGTGAGCTAGTTGAAGGTGTGTTCGCGAAAGGCGATAAAGTAGAAGCAACAGTAGACGCTGAGCGTCGTGCTGCTATCTCACTAAACCACTCTGCAACTCACTTACTTCACGCTGCACTGCGCGAAGTGCTTGGTGAGCACGTTGCTCAGAAAGGTTCTTTGGTTAAGCCAGACAACCTACGTTTTGATTTCTCTAACCTTGAAGCGGTAACACCGGCACAGATTAAAGAAGTAGAGCGTTTGGTTAACGCACAAGTTCGTAAGAACCATGCAATTGAAACCAACATCATGGACATCGAGTCAGCGAAAGAAAAAGGTGCAATGGCACTGTTTGGCGAGAAGTACGATGATGAAGTTCGCGTTCTGTCTATGGGCGATTTCTCTACTGAGCTTTGTGGTGGTATTCACGCTTCAAACACAGGTGATATTGGTCTATTCAAGATCACTTCTGAAGGTGGTATCGCAGCGGGTATTCGTCGTATCGAAGCGGTAACGGGTGAAGCTGCACTAGATGCAGTAGAAGCTCAAGCTAACGCTTACGAAGAGAAACTGGCTGAGTCAGCTAAGAAAGCGAAATCTCTAGAGAAAGAAATCCAACTACTTAAAGAAAAGATGGCTGCAGCAGAAAGTGCAAACATCATGGGCAAAGTAGAAGAGATCTCTGGTACTAAGGTACTGGTTGCTGCTATTGAAGGTGCAGACAACAAGAACCTACGTACTATGGTTGATAATGCTAAAAACCAAGTGGGTAGCGGCATCATCCTGATCGCTAACGTAGCAGACGGTAAAGTTGGCTTGATTGCTGGTGTAACTAAAGACCTTATCGGCAAAGTAAAAGCTGGTGATCTCGTTAAGATGGTTGCTGAGCAAGTTGGCGGTAAAGGTGGCGGTCGTCCAGATATGGCTCAAGCGGGCGGTACTGACGTTGAAGCACTACCTGAAGCGCTTAAATCTGTACGTACTTGGCTAGAAGAGCGTCTTTAA
- the tpx gene encoding thiol peroxidase codes for MNTVTFMGDKIALAGDFPQKGEVLTTPAMTSVSLAPLTISEKQADFKLIYLFPSVDTPVCSSSTKVISELAELKSESVDVYTVSTDLPFALARYQESEGVKGIEQLSVFKNPELLKAFGTQFEEHALSGLSARAVILLDANNVVLHSELVSEVTEEPNYNAIVEALKA; via the coding sequence ATGAACACAGTGACATTTATGGGCGATAAAATCGCACTAGCAGGTGACTTCCCACAAAAAGGTGAAGTACTTACTACACCAGCAATGACATCGGTATCGTTAGCACCACTAACGATTTCAGAAAAACAAGCTGATTTTAAACTGATCTACTTGTTCCCAAGCGTTGATACACCAGTATGTTCAAGCAGTACTAAGGTGATCTCTGAACTAGCAGAGCTAAAATCTGAGTCAGTAGATGTATATACGGTTTCAACCGATCTACCATTTGCGCTTGCTCGCTACCAAGAGAGCGAAGGTGTGAAAGGCATTGAGCAGCTATCGGTATTCAAAAATCCAGAGCTATTAAAAGCATTCGGTACTCAGTTTGAAGAGCATGCACTATCTGGCTTGTCAGCTCGTGCAGTTATTCTACTAGATGCGAACAACGTCGTTTTGCATAGCGAATTGGTTTCGGAAGTAACTGAAGAACCAAACTACAACGCTATTGTGGAAGCTCTAAAAGCTTAA
- a CDS encoding winged helix-turn-helix domain-containing protein, with protein MRNITDSVTIDIEIRTLTHHPADITVSMRPLPFKVLLYLLKHQDRCVSREELFEECWQGVLVTDQSLTNTISYIRKVFKKLDTNELELKTISKQGYLLVISPKQQALKVEEIKPFVDAEVQLELADAGTSIDEEKISPDLQQPVSTQKTKTKFPRQFTLNLCALWLGIILVAYYDIHYNKEQAPFLDKDNYQSYSFGSATLYVHDQSNTITAPEMTSYIDHLELSQCNVKSIYIRITNSAFRDNIISMYAFVFTNNRKSQNIFKQKLDGLNIYPSIITPLLDSFYCKGKPQQ; from the coding sequence ATGCGTAATATCACCGATTCCGTCACTATTGATATTGAGATAAGGACGCTGACTCACCATCCAGCGGATATCACGGTCAGCATGCGCCCTCTACCGTTCAAGGTTCTGTTGTACTTGTTAAAGCACCAAGATAGATGCGTTTCGCGAGAGGAGTTGTTTGAAGAGTGTTGGCAAGGTGTGTTGGTTACCGATCAGTCCCTAACCAACACCATTAGTTATATTCGAAAAGTATTCAAAAAATTAGACACTAACGAGCTAGAACTCAAAACAATCAGTAAGCAAGGTTACTTATTGGTGATTTCACCAAAGCAACAAGCTCTGAAGGTTGAAGAAATTAAGCCTTTCGTTGATGCTGAAGTGCAACTTGAATTGGCGGATGCAGGCACTAGCATTGATGAAGAAAAAATAAGCCCAGATTTACAGCAACCAGTCAGTACTCAGAAAACGAAAACCAAGTTTCCTCGTCAATTTACGTTAAATTTATGTGCCCTGTGGCTTGGCATCATATTGGTCGCCTACTACGATATTCATTACAACAAAGAGCAAGCGCCATTTTTAGATAAAGACAACTACCAGTCCTATTCCTTTGGTAGTGCCACGCTTTATGTTCATGACCAATCAAATACAATCACTGCACCCGAAATGACCTCATACATCGATCACCTCGAGCTATCGCAGTGCAATGTAAAAAGTATCTACATTCGCATCACTAATTCAGCTTTCCGAGACAACATCATTTCAATGTATGCTTTTGTTTTTACCAACAATCGAAAGAGTCAAAATATCTTCAAACAGAAACTAGATGGCCTCAATATTTACCCATCCATTATTACTCCTTTACTGGATTCCTTTTACTGCAAAGGTAAGCCACAGCAATAA
- the recA gene encoding recombinase RecA: MDENKQKALAAALGQIEKQFGKGSIMRLGDNRTMDVETISTGSLSLDIALGAGGLPMGRIVEIYGPESSGKTTLTLELIAAAQKVGKTCAFVDAEHALDPIYAQKLGVDIDALLVSQPDTGEQALEICDALARSGAIDVLVVDSVAALTPKAEIEGEMGDSHMGLQARMLSQAMRKLTGNLKQSNCMCIFINQIRMKIGVMFGNPETTTGGNALKFYASVRLDIRRTGSIKEGDEIVGNETRIKVVKNKIAAPFKQAETQILYGQGFNREGELIDLGVKNKLVDKAGAWYSYKGDKIGQGKSNSCKFLRENPEIALELDTKLRELLLTPAVLDEKEVEKEEENEEF; the protein is encoded by the coding sequence ATGGACGAGAATAAACAAAAAGCGTTAGCCGCAGCCCTTGGTCAGATTGAAAAACAATTTGGTAAAGGCTCTATCATGCGTCTTGGTGACAACCGTACAATGGATGTAGAAACGATTTCTACTGGTTCTCTATCTCTAGATATCGCACTAGGTGCTGGTGGTCTACCGATGGGTCGTATCGTTGAAATCTACGGTCCAGAATCTTCAGGTAAAACAACGCTAACACTTGAGCTGATCGCTGCAGCACAAAAAGTAGGTAAAACCTGTGCTTTCGTTGATGCTGAGCACGCACTAGACCCTATTTACGCTCAAAAGCTTGGTGTTGATATCGATGCACTTCTTGTTTCTCAACCGGATACTGGTGAACAAGCTCTAGAAATTTGTGATGCTCTAGCGCGTTCTGGTGCTATCGACGTATTGGTTGTCGATTCAGTAGCAGCACTAACACCAAAAGCTGAAATCGAAGGCGAAATGGGTGACAGCCACATGGGTCTTCAAGCTCGTATGCTTTCTCAGGCAATGCGTAAGCTGACTGGTAACCTTAAGCAGTCTAACTGTATGTGTATCTTCATTAACCAAATCCGTATGAAGATTGGTGTAATGTTTGGTAACCCAGAAACAACAACGGGTGGTAACGCACTTAAGTTCTACGCATCGGTTCGTCTTGATATTCGTCGTACTGGTTCTATCAAAGAAGGTGACGAGATCGTTGGTAACGAAACGCGCATTAAGGTTGTTAAGAACAAGATTGCTGCACCGTTTAAACAAGCTGAAACTCAAATCTTATACGGCCAGGGTTTTAACCGCGAAGGTGAGCTGATTGACCTAGGTGTTAAGAACAAGTTAGTTGATAAAGCTGGCGCTTGGTACAGCTACAAAGGCGATAAGATCGGTCAAGGTAAATCGAACTCTTGTAAGTTCCTACGTGAAAACCCAGAGATCGCTCTAGAGCTAGATACTAAACTTCGTGAACTACTACTGACTCCTGCTGTTCTTGACGAGAAAGAAGTAGAAAAAGAAGAAGAGAACGAAGAGTTTTAA
- the pncC gene encoding nicotinamide-nucleotide amidase, translating into MQMTQDLSEKLGLLLAEHNQVLVTAESCTGGGVASAVTDIAGSSAWFDRAFVTYSNEAKQEMIGVQLETLVEFGAVSEPVVIEMAKGALEHSNGTIAVSISGIAGPGGGTKEKLVGTVCFAWKALSGLNKVETHVFDGDRSQVRQQATHHALQVIYDYLSMEDK; encoded by the coding sequence ATGCAGATGACTCAAGATCTTAGTGAAAAACTCGGACTGTTGCTTGCAGAGCACAATCAGGTGTTGGTCACCGCCGAATCTTGTACTGGTGGCGGTGTAGCAAGTGCGGTAACGGATATCGCGGGCAGTTCTGCTTGGTTTGATCGCGCTTTTGTCACGTATAGCAATGAAGCCAAACAAGAGATGATTGGCGTACAGTTAGAAACCTTAGTGGAATTTGGTGCGGTCAGTGAACCTGTCGTCATCGAAATGGCTAAAGGAGCGCTAGAGCATTCGAACGGAACCATCGCGGTGTCAATTAGTGGTATTGCAGGCCCTGGCGGCGGTACAAAAGAGAAGCTCGTAGGAACGGTATGCTTTGCTTGGAAAGCGCTAAGTGGTTTGAATAAAGTGGAAACGCATGTATTTGATGGTGACAGATCACAAGTACGCCAACAAGCCACCCACCATGCTCTGCAAGTTATTTATGATTACCTATCAATGGAAGACAAGTAA